One segment of Engraulis encrasicolus isolate BLACKSEA-1 chromosome 7, IST_EnEncr_1.0, whole genome shotgun sequence DNA contains the following:
- the faxdc2 gene encoding fatty acid hydroxylase domain-containing protein 2 isoform X1: protein MESKNMMKQTPPQREQPCSNQGGLWDSVKKAAFIIGSGLFFLVAFRNSVMWHLQSFWGASGDFWQTTWSKLLLYFEGREATLFFLGTMLVPTASFWLLNGLFMIADSTGKPSFITRYRIQQDKNSPVDPERLRHAIKVVAWNQVFLSGPLVVGTYLLMKATGEPMHPQLPLFHWVLLELGLCGLMEEIMFYYSHRLFHHPAIYKHFHKIHHEWTAPVGVVALYAHPIEHVLSNMVPALLGPVLLRSHLSTTVLWYTVALLITTISHCGYHLPLLPSPEFHDFHHLKFNQCYGVLGVLDRLHGTDDKFRQTKAYERHTLLLSLTPLTQTIPEPPKKSQ from the exons GGAGGCCTGTGGGACTCGGTGAAGAAGGCTGCCTTCATCATCGGCTCAGGACTCTTCTTCCTCGTGGCATTCCGCAACTCTGTCATGTG gcACCTGCAGAGCTTCTGGGGTGCGTCGGGAGACTTCTGGCAGACCACATGGAGTAAACTGCTGCTGTACTTTGAAGGACGCGAGGCCACACTCTTCTTCCTGG gcacgATGCTGGTCCCGACGGCTAGCTTCTGGCTGCTGAATGGTCTGTTCATGATAGCTGACTCCACTGGCAAGCCAAGCTTCATCACTCGCTATCGCATCCAGCAGGACAAGAACAGCCCG GTGGACCCCGAGCGTCTGCGCCACGCGATTAAGGTGGTGGCGTGGAACCAGGTGTTCCTGTCGGGGCCGCTGGTGGTGGGCACCTACCTGCTGATGAAGGCCACAGGGGAGCCCATGCACCCTCAGCTGCCCCTCTTCCACTGGGTCCTGCTGGAGCTCGGCCTCTGTGGACTCATGGAGGAGATCATGTTCTACTACTCACACAG GCTGTTCCACCATCCTGCTATTTATAAGCACTTCCACAAGATCCATCACGAGTGGACGGCTCCTGTCGGGGTGGTCGCCCTTTACGCACATCCCATTGAACATGTG ttgtccAACATGGTGCCTGCTCTGCTGGGGCCCGTCCTGCTGCGTTCCCACCTGAGCACCACGGTGCTGTGGTACactgtggccctcctcatcaccaCCATCTCCCACTGTGGATACCACCTGCCCCTGCTCCCATCGCCCGAGTTCCACGACTTCCACCACCTCAA GTTCAACCAGTGCtatggtgtgctgggtgtgttgGATCGTCTCCATGGCACCGATGACAAGTTCCGCCAGACCAAAGCCTACGAGAGACACACCCTCCTACTCAGCCTCACACCCCTCACACAGACCATACCAGAGCCTCCCAAGAAgtcacagtga
- the faxdc2 gene encoding fatty acid hydroxylase domain-containing protein 2 isoform X2, with the protein MMKQTPPQREQPCSNQGGLWDSVKKAAFIIGSGLFFLVAFRNSVMWHLQSFWGASGDFWQTTWSKLLLYFEGREATLFFLGTMLVPTASFWLLNGLFMIADSTGKPSFITRYRIQQDKNSPVDPERLRHAIKVVAWNQVFLSGPLVVGTYLLMKATGEPMHPQLPLFHWVLLELGLCGLMEEIMFYYSHRLFHHPAIYKHFHKIHHEWTAPVGVVALYAHPIEHVLSNMVPALLGPVLLRSHLSTTVLWYTVALLITTISHCGYHLPLLPSPEFHDFHHLKFNQCYGVLGVLDRLHGTDDKFRQTKAYERHTLLLSLTPLTQTIPEPPKKSQ; encoded by the exons GGAGGCCTGTGGGACTCGGTGAAGAAGGCTGCCTTCATCATCGGCTCAGGACTCTTCTTCCTCGTGGCATTCCGCAACTCTGTCATGTG gcACCTGCAGAGCTTCTGGGGTGCGTCGGGAGACTTCTGGCAGACCACATGGAGTAAACTGCTGCTGTACTTTGAAGGACGCGAGGCCACACTCTTCTTCCTGG gcacgATGCTGGTCCCGACGGCTAGCTTCTGGCTGCTGAATGGTCTGTTCATGATAGCTGACTCCACTGGCAAGCCAAGCTTCATCACTCGCTATCGCATCCAGCAGGACAAGAACAGCCCG GTGGACCCCGAGCGTCTGCGCCACGCGATTAAGGTGGTGGCGTGGAACCAGGTGTTCCTGTCGGGGCCGCTGGTGGTGGGCACCTACCTGCTGATGAAGGCCACAGGGGAGCCCATGCACCCTCAGCTGCCCCTCTTCCACTGGGTCCTGCTGGAGCTCGGCCTCTGTGGACTCATGGAGGAGATCATGTTCTACTACTCACACAG GCTGTTCCACCATCCTGCTATTTATAAGCACTTCCACAAGATCCATCACGAGTGGACGGCTCCTGTCGGGGTGGTCGCCCTTTACGCACATCCCATTGAACATGTG ttgtccAACATGGTGCCTGCTCTGCTGGGGCCCGTCCTGCTGCGTTCCCACCTGAGCACCACGGTGCTGTGGTACactgtggccctcctcatcaccaCCATCTCCCACTGTGGATACCACCTGCCCCTGCTCCCATCGCCCGAGTTCCACGACTTCCACCACCTCAA GTTCAACCAGTGCtatggtgtgctgggtgtgttgGATCGTCTCCATGGCACCGATGACAAGTTCCGCCAGACCAAAGCCTACGAGAGACACACCCTCCTACTCAGCCTCACACCCCTCACACAGACCATACCAGAGCCTCCCAAGAAgtcacagtga